From the genome of Cytobacillus firmus, one region includes:
- the alr gene encoding alanine racemase, translating to MNEQTKMYRDTWAEINLDHISYNVESMKKHVKEGAKIIAVVKANGYGHGDAAVAKAALEAGASSLAVATLDEAIALRMKKIEAPILVMGASRPEHAGEAASNNISLTVFQQEWLVKAAEYVEDGTLNIHLKLDTGMGRLGIRSRDELAGIESVIKKDKRFLLEGVFTHFATADSLDNAYFETQLNRFEEMIGWLEVLPKYVHTSNSAAGLRFPKAHLNAVRMGVSMYGLAPSMEIKHVLPFELKEAFSLHTTIVHVKKLYKGEKVSYGATYEAQEDEWIATLPIGYADGWIRKLQGQEVLAEGSRVPIVGRVCMDQCMIKIPHQMPVGTKVTLIGEQGKEKISVDEIAEKLETINYEVTCMVSSRVPRIYKRDGKIIGGINYLL from the coding sequence ATGAATGAACAGACAAAAATGTATCGGGACACTTGGGCAGAAATAAATCTGGACCATATTTCATATAATGTAGAGTCTATGAAAAAACATGTAAAAGAAGGGGCAAAAATCATTGCGGTTGTAAAGGCAAATGGGTATGGGCATGGAGATGCAGCTGTAGCAAAGGCAGCACTTGAAGCCGGCGCATCCTCCCTGGCGGTTGCGACCCTGGATGAGGCAATCGCATTGAGAATGAAAAAAATTGAAGCGCCAATTTTAGTAATGGGAGCGAGCCGTCCGGAGCACGCAGGCGAGGCAGCATCAAATAATATCTCCCTCACTGTTTTTCAGCAGGAATGGCTGGTAAAAGCAGCTGAATATGTAGAAGATGGAACACTAAATATTCATTTAAAGCTTGATACCGGGATGGGACGCCTGGGGATTCGGAGCCGGGATGAGCTTGCGGGAATTGAGAGCGTTATCAAAAAGGACAAGCGTTTTCTGCTTGAAGGGGTATTTACGCATTTTGCCACAGCGGATTCATTAGACAATGCCTACTTCGAAACGCAACTGAACAGGTTTGAAGAAATGATCGGCTGGCTGGAGGTATTGCCGAAGTATGTCCATACCAGCAACAGTGCGGCAGGCCTCAGGTTTCCAAAAGCGCATTTGAATGCTGTCAGAATGGGGGTCAGCATGTACGGACTGGCTCCATCCATGGAAATTAAGCATGTACTTCCATTCGAGCTGAAAGAGGCTTTTTCTCTTCACACCACTATTGTTCATGTGAAAAAACTTTATAAAGGCGAGAAAGTCAGTTATGGGGCGACTTATGAAGCACAAGAAGATGAATGGATTGCGACATTGCCGATTGGCTATGCGGATGGCTGGATCCGAAAGCTTCAGGGACAGGAGGTACTTGCGGAAGGATCGAGAGTTCCAATTGTTGGAAGGGTATGCATGGATCAATGCATGATTAAGATACCTCATCAAATGCCCGTAGGAACAAAGGTAACCCTGATCGGCGAGCAGGGGAAAGAAAAAATTTCGGTGGACGAAATCGCGGAAAAGCTTGAAACCATCAACTATGAAGTTACCTGCATGGTATCTTCCCGGGTTCCGCGCATATATAAAAGAGATGGTAAAATAATCGGGGGAATTAATTATCTGTTATAA
- a CDS encoding CopG family ribbon-helix-helix protein: protein MSESSTTTEIMVKLPQHLLTELDGFAKQENVNRSEFIYQATKMYLRERKKRQIRESMRRGYMEMAKINLTIASEAFQAEYEAEHTVERLVSGG from the coding sequence GTGTCTGAGTCCAGCACAACAACAGAGATAATGGTGAAATTACCGCAGCATCTTTTAACCGAGTTAGACGGATTTGCTAAACAGGAAAACGTTAACCGGAGCGAATTCATTTATCAAGCAACCAAAATGTATTTGCGTGAACGCAAAAAGAGACAAATTCGCGAGTCCATGAGACGTGGTTACATGGAGATGGCGAAAATAAATTTGACGATTGCATCTGAAGCATTTCAAGCGGAATACGAGGCAGAACACACAGTTGAACGTCTAGTTAGCGGAGGATAA
- the ndoA gene encoding type II toxin-antitoxin system endoribonuclease NdoA — MIVKRGDVYFADLSPVVGSEQGGVRPVLVIQNDIGNRFSPTVIVAAITAQIQKAKLPTHVEIDAKRYGFERDSVILLEQIRTIDKQRLTDKITHLDDEMMEKVDEAVQISLGLIEF; from the coding sequence TTGATTGTCAAACGTGGTGACGTTTATTTTGCAGACCTATCCCCAGTTGTTGGTTCAGAACAAGGCGGCGTCCGTCCAGTGCTTGTCATCCAAAACGACATCGGGAATCGGTTTAGTCCCACAGTAATTGTTGCAGCAATCACAGCTCAGATTCAAAAAGCAAAGCTGCCTACTCACGTTGAAATTGATGCGAAGCGTTATGGTTTTGAAAGGGATTCGGTCATCTTATTAGAACAGATTCGTACAATTGATAAACAACGCTTAACCGATAAAATAACCCATCTCGATGACGAAATGATGGAAAAAGTGGATGAAGCCGTGCAAATCAGCTTAGGCCTCATCGAATTTTAG
- a CDS encoding RsbT co-antagonist protein RsbRA has translation MNSTILNYIQNNKDSIFNHWLEATKENADERVTKVVSDQVFIGTSREFIDLIISNIKSSNEEFTSKLSDFSEKIVRLGWPLSFVTKGLQTFGKIVFEGMQEAGIVNQENQMKVIYEFDGWMTPMVNEVVNMYSATWERTVSLQKIALQELSAPLIPVFEGITVMPLVGTIDTERAKQIMENLLNGVVKHRSEVVLIDITGVPVVDTMVAHHIIQAADAVRLVGAKCMLVGIRPEIAQTIVNLGIDLNQFTTKNTLKKGVEAALELTSRKIVKVEGEE, from the coding sequence ATGAATTCGACAATATTGAATTATATACAAAATAATAAAGATTCTATTTTCAATCATTGGCTGGAGGCTACAAAAGAAAACGCGGATGAAAGGGTTACAAAGGTAGTTTCCGATCAGGTATTTATCGGGACAAGCCGGGAATTCATTGACCTGATTATTTCAAATATAAAAAGTTCAAATGAAGAATTCACTTCAAAATTGAGTGATTTCTCTGAGAAAATTGTTCGATTGGGCTGGCCGCTCAGTTTCGTGACAAAAGGGCTTCAAACATTCGGGAAAATTGTGTTCGAGGGCATGCAGGAAGCCGGAATTGTCAACCAGGAAAACCAAATGAAAGTCATTTACGAGTTCGATGGCTGGATGACTCCCATGGTTAATGAAGTGGTAAATATGTATTCGGCCACCTGGGAAAGAACTGTGTCCCTGCAAAAAATTGCCCTTCAGGAACTATCTGCGCCGCTGATCCCTGTTTTCGAAGGAATTACGGTCATGCCGCTTGTAGGTACAATTGATACCGAGCGTGCAAAGCAGATCATGGAGAACCTCTTAAATGGAGTGGTTAAACACCGTTCAGAAGTGGTCCTTATAGATATAACAGGAGTGCCGGTTGTTGATACAATGGTAGCCCATCATATTATACAGGCAGCAGATGCTGTAAGACTTGTCGGTGCAAAATGCATGCTTGTTGGCATACGCCCTGAGATTGCTCAGACGATTGTAAACCTGGGAATTGATTTAAATCAGTTCACCACAAAAAACACCTTAAAAAAGGGTGTAGAAGCGGCTCTTGAGTTAACCAGCCGCAAAATTGTGAAGGTGGAGGGAGAGGAATGA
- a CDS encoding STAS domain-containing protein produces MRVRIPILKLNDCLLVSIQWELDDQTALQFQEDLLHKIHETSANGVVIDLTSIDFIDSFIAKVLGDVINMSKLMGAKVVITGIQPAVAITLIELGIGLDDVLTALDLEKGLEKLQQELGE; encoded by the coding sequence ATGAGAGTGAGAATCCCGATTTTAAAGCTGAACGATTGCCTATTAGTCTCCATCCAGTGGGAATTAGATGATCAGACTGCTCTGCAGTTTCAGGAGGATCTGCTCCATAAAATCCATGAGACGAGCGCAAATGGAGTGGTGATCGATTTAACATCCATTGACTTTATTGATTCATTCATCGCTAAAGTTCTAGGCGACGTAATAAATATGTCCAAACTGATGGGTGCAAAAGTAGTCATAACCGGGATACAGCCTGCCGTAGCAATTACGCTTATTGAGTTAGGTATTGGGTTAGATGATGTCCTTACTGCATTAGATTTAGAAAAAGGTTTGGAGAAATTACAACAGGAATTGGGGGAGTAA
- a CDS encoding anti-sigma regulatory factor, with protein sequence MENQSCVKIINEWDIVAARQLGRNVAKELGFGTVDQARITTAISELARNIYLYAGQGQICIEKIYDGGKAGLRIVAVDSGPGISDLRQVMEDGYSTSGGLGAGLPGVKRLMDEFLIDSNPGTGTDIKATKWLR encoded by the coding sequence ATGGAAAACCAATCCTGCGTTAAAATCATAAACGAATGGGACATCGTTGCAGCCCGCCAGCTTGGGCGGAATGTTGCTAAAGAGCTTGGTTTTGGTACAGTTGACCAGGCTAGAATCACTACAGCCATTAGTGAGCTTGCCCGGAATATTTATTTATACGCCGGACAAGGGCAAATCTGTATTGAGAAAATATATGACGGCGGAAAAGCGGGATTGCGTATAGTTGCGGTAGACAGCGGCCCTGGAATCAGTGATTTACGCCAAGTAATGGAAGATGGATACTCGACATCAGGAGGATTAGGAGCCGGCCTGCCAGGTGTGAAGCGGTTAATGGATGAGTTCTTAATTGACTCCAATCCCGGGACCGGTACAGATATAAAAGCAACTAAGTGGCTTCGTTAG
- a CDS encoding PP2C family protein-serine/threonine phosphatase — protein sequence MDFREMMESKYRDILENYIKEQSEQALYQGQKFSRKSIEHKISPEEIISVHKSLMGELYPDLPEYVHHSFDILLEVMIGYGFAYREHQSLKHIQQELRTEMEIAANVQQTLLGTQVPSVEGLDIGAISVPAKHMNGDYFHFVQDENSTISIAIADVIGKGLPAALCMSMIKYAMDSVPENRNDPKTVLENLNRVVEQNVDLTMFITMFYGIYDTNSHMFSYGSAGHEPGLFYNAGNGQFTELTAKGLLLGIDKKTKYRQYEKGVNPGDMIILMSDGVTECRTEEGFIEKESLLELIKKYIHLNAQEIVNSVYKELEKLQHFQLRDDFTLIILKRNV from the coding sequence ATGGATTTCCGAGAAATGATGGAATCAAAGTATCGGGATATTCTTGAGAATTATATTAAGGAACAATCTGAACAGGCTTTGTATCAGGGCCAGAAGTTCAGCAGGAAGTCGATCGAGCACAAAATCTCACCTGAAGAGATTATCAGTGTTCATAAAAGTCTGATGGGTGAACTTTATCCGGACTTGCCTGAATATGTTCACCATTCTTTTGATATCCTTCTGGAAGTCATGATAGGCTATGGTTTTGCCTATAGAGAACATCAGAGCTTAAAACATATTCAGCAGGAACTCAGGACAGAGATGGAAATAGCTGCGAACGTTCAGCAAACCTTGCTGGGAACGCAGGTTCCTTCTGTTGAAGGACTGGATATCGGCGCAATAAGTGTTCCTGCCAAACATATGAACGGTGATTATTTCCATTTTGTTCAGGATGAGAACAGCACAATCAGCATCGCCATTGCTGATGTAATCGGTAAAGGTCTTCCTGCAGCCCTTTGTATGTCCATGATTAAATATGCCATGGACAGTGTGCCTGAAAACCGCAATGACCCTAAAACGGTCCTTGAAAATCTTAATCGGGTAGTGGAACAGAACGTAGATTTAACCATGTTCATTACCATGTTTTATGGAATATATGATACAAACAGCCACATGTTCTCTTATGGTTCTGCAGGACATGAACCGGGCCTGTTCTATAATGCCGGAAATGGGCAATTTACTGAGCTGACTGCGAAGGGCCTGCTTCTTGGTATTGATAAAAAAACTAAATACCGCCAGTACGAAAAAGGAGTAAATCCCGGAGATATGATTATATTAATGTCAGACGGGGTTACTGAATGCCGTACAGAAGAAGGGTTTATAGAAAAGGAATCATTGCTGGAATTAATCAAGAAATACATTCATTTAAATGCACAGGAAATAGTTAATAGCGTATATAAAGAACTTGAAAAACTTCAGCATTTTCAATTGCGGGATGATTTTACCTTAATTATTTTAAAAAGAAATGTTTAA
- a CDS encoding anti-sigma factor antagonist, which translates to MNITIDVKENDMLIEAMISGEIDAYTAPKLREELFPLTEKEGVEMVVNLSEVSYMDSTGLGVFVGVFKNVRANNGKFQIVGLSDRLKRLFEITGLADIIDINSGIEGGVQ; encoded by the coding sequence ATGAATATTACTATAGATGTAAAAGAAAATGATATGCTGATTGAAGCAATGATAAGTGGAGAAATTGATGCGTATACAGCACCTAAACTTCGCGAAGAGCTTTTTCCTTTAACAGAAAAGGAAGGCGTAGAAATGGTGGTCAACCTATCAGAAGTCTCTTATATGGATAGTACCGGCTTAGGCGTATTTGTTGGTGTGTTTAAAAATGTCCGTGCCAATAACGGAAAATTCCAGATTGTTGGCTTGTCGGACCGTTTAAAGAGACTTTTCGAAATTACAGGCCTGGCGGATATTATCGATATTAACAGCGGGATTGAAGGTGGAGTACAATGA
- the rsbW gene encoding anti-sigma B factor RsbW, whose protein sequence is MNEPFDYIEVKIPAKPEFVGVIRLTLSGIASRMGFAYEEIEDLKIATSEACTNAVQHAYKQNEQGEVVIGFGLYTDRLEVMVADSGKSFDFQSARQGIGPYDQTDSVEFLREGGLGLYLIETLMDEVRIHHKEGVTVFMTKYLEGEQVERDAKTIST, encoded by the coding sequence ATGAACGAGCCATTTGATTATATAGAGGTGAAAATTCCGGCCAAGCCGGAGTTTGTCGGGGTAATCCGCCTGACATTATCAGGGATTGCCAGCAGAATGGGATTTGCATATGAAGAAATTGAAGATCTTAAGATTGCTACAAGTGAAGCTTGCACTAATGCAGTTCAACACGCATACAAACAGAATGAGCAAGGGGAAGTAGTCATCGGGTTCGGTTTATACACGGACCGCCTTGAGGTAATGGTCGCAGACAGCGGAAAAAGCTTTGATTTCCAATCTGCGAGACAAGGCATTGGGCCATATGACCAGACTGATTCTGTGGAATTTTTGCGTGAAGGAGGCTTGGGTCTATACCTGATTGAAACATTGATGGATGAAGTAAGAATTCATCATAAAGAGGGTGTTACGGTCTTTATGACCAAATACCTAGAAGGAGAGCAGGTGGAGAGGGATGCAAAAACAATCTCAACCTAA
- the sigB gene encoding RNA polymerase sigma factor SigB, translating to MQKQSQPNQKSKEETNALIKAYQLHQDEDAQNTLVLQYQNLVEAIARKYSKGRSYHEDIVQVGIIGLLGAIRRYDESFGKTFEAFAVPTIIGEIKRFLRDKTWSVHVPRRIKELGPKIKATVEELTTELHRSPRVDEIADMLGVSEEEVLEAMEMGKSYQALSVDHSIEADSDGGTVTLLDIVGNVDEGFEKVNQMLVLEKVLHVLSEREKLIIQYTYLENLSQKEAGDKLGISQMHVSRLQRRAIKKLQEAIHSETNNSECLS from the coding sequence ATGCAAAAACAATCTCAACCTAACCAAAAATCCAAAGAAGAAACAAATGCTTTAATCAAAGCCTACCAGCTTCACCAGGATGAAGATGCTCAAAATACCCTGGTCCTTCAATATCAGAATTTAGTAGAAGCCATTGCCCGCAAGTACTCAAAAGGGAGATCCTATCATGAGGATATTGTCCAGGTAGGCATTATCGGCTTATTGGGTGCAATCCGCCGCTATGATGAGTCTTTCGGCAAAACATTTGAGGCCTTTGCTGTTCCTACTATTATCGGGGAAATTAAGCGCTTCTTAAGGGATAAAACCTGGAGTGTTCATGTTCCGCGCCGCATAAAGGAATTGGGTCCGAAAATTAAAGCTACCGTTGAAGAGCTTACAACAGAGCTTCATAGGTCGCCAAGAGTAGACGAAATAGCCGATATGCTTGGGGTTTCTGAAGAAGAAGTGCTGGAAGCGATGGAAATGGGGAAAAGTTATCAGGCTCTTTCTGTTGACCATTCAATCGAAGCTGATTCTGATGGCGGAACGGTCACCCTTTTGGATATCGTTGGAAATGTGGACGAGGGCTTTGAAAAAGTAAACCAAATGCTGGTGCTTGAAAAAGTCCTGCATGTTCTGTCAGAGAGAGAGAAATTAATTATTCAATACACATATCTTGAGAATTTGAGCCAAAAGGAAGCTGGAGATAAACTGGGGATTTCCCAGATGCATGTATCAAGACTTCAGCGCCGTGCGATCAAAAAGCTTCAGGAAGCAATCCACTCTGAAACAAATAACTCGGAGTGCCTTTCATGA
- a CDS encoding PP2C family serine/threonine-protein phosphatase gives MTKLVRDNIEVIAHQTAKEGKSFCGDGYYFTATDEYFVCVLADGLGSGEYAYEASSAVVSVVEHHHEKDVDTLMKLCNEILLQKRGAAVALFKVHFASREFVYSCVGNIRFFLYSSAGKLTYPLPVTGYLSGRPQVFHTQRFTYEAESKFLIYSDGFNIHGVKSLLKAFLPIELISEDIKKQYPSTSDDATFILGSLL, from the coding sequence ATGACCAAATTGGTTAGAGATAACATCGAAGTGATTGCACACCAGACAGCTAAAGAAGGCAAATCATTCTGCGGTGATGGCTATTATTTTACCGCAACGGATGAATACTTTGTATGTGTGCTGGCAGATGGCCTTGGAAGCGGGGAATATGCGTATGAGGCTTCTTCTGCTGTTGTTTCCGTTGTAGAGCACCATCATGAGAAAGATGTAGATACGCTTATGAAGCTCTGCAACGAAATTCTTTTGCAAAAAAGAGGAGCAGCAGTCGCGCTGTTTAAAGTACACTTTGCTTCCAGGGAATTTGTATACAGCTGTGTAGGGAATATCCGGTTTTTCCTTTATTCATCTGCAGGAAAACTCACTTATCCCCTGCCTGTAACAGGATATCTGTCAGGAAGGCCGCAGGTGTTTCATACCCAGCGGTTTACGTATGAAGCGGAGTCTAAATTTTTGATATACTCAGATGGCTTTAATATCCATGGGGTTAAATCTTTGCTGAAAGCATTTCTCCCTATTGAACTTATCTCGGAAGATATAAAGAAGCAATATCCATCTACTTCAGATGATGCTACTTTCATACTTGGAAGCTTACTCTAG